AAAACAGGCGGAAACAGTTTCATGAGAATCATTGCTATTTCCCAGGTTTTTTGGCCCGATACAGCATCCACTGCACAACACCTGTATGACTTCGTTGAGGAACTGACTGGCAAAGGTCACAATGTAACTGTATACACAAGCCGGAATGCATATGAAAATACAGTTGTAAAGTTCCCTGCTTCAGAAGTGTACAGGAATATTGTTATTAAACGTATTTCTAATACAGGGTTTGGTAAAAAACATGTGTCGGGCAGGCTGCTGGACTTTTTTTCGTTTAACCTGCTTCTTTTTTTCAAACTTCTTTTTGTAAAAAAAAGAAGCTTTGATATAATGATAGGAATGACTTCTCCTCCTCTCATTTCTTTCATAGGAGTTTTAATTTGCAAGATTAAAAAAATTAAATTTTTTTATTGGGGAATGGATCTGCAGCCCGAATTGTCTATTGCCTCGGGGCTTATAAAAAAAAACTCGTTATCCAGTAAGCTCCTGACTTATATGGGTAATTATATTATGAGAAGTGCGGACAACATTATTGCGCTGGACACTTATATGAAAGATTACTTTCAAAAAAGGGGGGCAAGCTCAGAAAAAGTACATATTGTACCAGTGTGGCCGGTAATGGAAAAGCTGTATGAAGGAAATAGATCAGAAAATCCATTTAGGGTAGCAAATGATTGGGGAGATAAAACTGTTATCATGTATTCCGGGAATCATTCGTATGTACATCCGTTGGATACGCTCCTGAATGTGGCATTATTGTTAAAAGATCATTCAAAACTTATTTTTGTATTTATAGGAGATGGTGTGCGAAAAAAAGATGTAAGTGAATTTAAACAAAAACATGGCTTGTCCAATATCGAACAGTTGCCATACCAGCCAAGGAATAATATTCATAATTCTCTTGCAGCAGCCGATATACAGGTGGTGATTATGGGGAGCGGACAGGTTGGATTTACACATCCTAATAAAATATATGGCGCT
This genomic stretch from Melioribacteraceae bacterium harbors:
- a CDS encoding glycosyltransferase family 4 protein, with product KTGGNSFMRIIAISQVFWPDTASTAQHLYDFVEELTGKGHNVTVYTSRNAYENTVVKFPASEVYRNIVIKRISNTGFGKKHVSGRLLDFFSFNLLLFFKLLFVKKRSFDIMIGMTSPPLISFIGVLICKIKKIKFFYWGMDLQPELSIASGLIKKNSLSSKLLTYMGNYIMRSADNIIALDTYMKDYFQKRGASSEKVHIVPVWPVMEKLYEGNRSENPFRVANDWGDKTVIMYSGNHSYVHPLDTLLNVALLLKDHSKLIFVFIGDGVRKKDVSEFKQKHGLSNIEQLPYQPRNNIHNSLAAADIQVVIMGSGQVGFTHPNKIYGAMFIGKPILYIGPDPSHVIDILTKVDGNISAEHGQYEFIAEQIMKFNSLSENQKNKIGNDNMQFANKYFHPDVLKKEMVRVLEEY